CATCGCCATCATAATATCAATACCTTCAACTGTCTGATTCTTCCATGAGTTTTGTGTTTGTGGACGAGCAAGGGCTAATACCAAAGCAGTAAAAGCAGCAATACGCAATATCGGAAGAATTGGCATTAAAGTAACACGCCAACTACGTGGAGCATAACGGAAAGCAAATGTATCAGCCATGCGCATAGTGGGCTCACTCTTCTTGCGATACATGACATACCAAATAAGATAAGGTATAATCAAGAGAAGTGCAAACAGATATTCTTTATTCGCAAATTCCATAGGGCTAAGCTAATAACATATAGAGACTGTAAACAATATAAGCCAACAAACCTGTTCCTATAAGGGCAACGCCCAATATAGTTCTTTTCAGCACGTTGCGTTGTGTTCGAGAGCGTTGTTCTTCTTCTGTAAACGTAGGTTTCACCTCTTGAACAACAGGTTCGTTTTCCTGTTTCGTTTCATTAATAAACTCAATAGCACTCATCAAGTTAGCATCGTTCTCATTAATCAGCGTTGAATATTTGGCGAACTTCACCAAGTCAGCTGTTTGGAACAGATGACGCAACTCTTCAAGTGATTTTGCATCGGCCGACTTCATCAAGTGGTCGATAATCTGACTACTAGTCATCTCCATTGCAGAGAATCCATAACGTTCCTCAATATATTTTCGAAGAGCATCAGTCAATTTTGTATAATAAAGTTTTAGACTCTCCTGGTTATCATCTTCAGGACGAAGATCAGCACGTAAAGTCTCAATTTCCTGCATTGCACGCTGATGAGGTAACAAACGTTTTACAAAACGAATGGGCCGTATGATTGGTTTATTATCATGCAGTCTTAAATACAGATAATATCCAATGGTCAACAACACGAGCAGAAATACACTAAGCCAAAACGACAAAGACCACTCTTCCCAAAGGAATGGATTATTCTGAACATTTTTAGGACCATAGAATTTTTCCGGATGCAATGTATCGACCTCAACAGTAAGCACTTTCAAAGCAAGACTTTTACTCTTGCATG
The sequence above is a segment of the Prevotella sp. E9-3 genome. Coding sequences within it:
- a CDS encoding BatD family protein is translated as MKYRLFVLLFIQFLGHLVIQAQKASVEATINPIEILVGEQTQVRLTATMKEGGTAVFPVFKAGQYLTPGVEVLASTEEGVHEKENGFVERSVVYTLTSFEDTLYYLPPLEVIIDGQSCKSKSLALKVLTVEVDTLHPEKFYGPKNVQNNPFLWEEWSLSFWLSVFLLVLLTIGYYLYLRLHDNKPIIRPIRFVKRLLPHQRAMQEIETLRADLRPEDDNQESLKLYYTKLTDALRKYIEERYGFSAMEMTSSQIIDHLMKSADAKSLEELRHLFQTADLVKFAKYSTLINENDANLMSAIEFINETKQENEPVVQEVKPTFTEEEQRSRTQRNVLKRTILGVALIGTGLLAYIVYSLYMLLA